In a genomic window of Stakelama saccharophila:
- a CDS encoding multicopper oxidase family protein: MIGRRQLVAGAALGGGMIVAGVTLPGLFDESRTAVSGGTGDRKPLNIPPLLPGVQAGGARQFSLRLQKGVSEFIERRTTPTIGINSAYLGPTLEMHAGERVRMSVVNALDEPATLHWHGFNLPAAADGGPHQPIAPGETWSPSFEIRERGAMFWYHSHMHRRAGPQVYHGLAGAIYVRDRESERLALPGEYGVDDVPLILQDRSFGSAGELIYSPSMMNRMMGVTGDTLLVNGGIGRTFDAGSDRLRLRLLNGSNARFYRLSFSDGRSFHLIGTDGGLLAAALRTDHVILAPAERAQIIVDLQDGLAVKLLAADARRTMMRGGMMARGADRGERFVALDIRPGEARRRWGPLPRRLVDLAPPDASKAVRKRRFVLDMPMGMMRGGGFTINGRSMDMQRIDEAVTVGTDEIWEIENASMMAHPFHVHNVQFRVLDRDGRPASAAELGLKDVVVVRPRERVRILVRFEEYTDRDLPYMYHCHILEHEDAGMMGQFVVRA; encoded by the coding sequence ATGATTGGCCGAAGGCAACTGGTCGCGGGAGCGGCGCTGGGCGGGGGCATGATCGTCGCCGGCGTCACGCTGCCCGGTCTGTTCGACGAGTCTCGAACGGCAGTGTCGGGCGGCACCGGCGACCGTAAACCGCTCAACATTCCACCGCTGCTCCCGGGAGTTCAAGCCGGCGGCGCGCGCCAATTCTCGCTACGGCTGCAAAAGGGCGTCAGCGAATTTATCGAGAGGCGGACGACGCCAACCATCGGCATCAACAGCGCCTATCTCGGTCCCACGCTGGAAATGCATGCGGGCGAGCGGGTTCGCATGTCCGTGGTCAACGCGCTCGACGAGCCGGCGACGCTGCACTGGCATGGCTTCAACCTGCCGGCGGCAGCGGACGGCGGACCGCATCAGCCGATCGCACCGGGCGAGACGTGGTCGCCATCGTTTGAAATACGCGAACGCGGCGCGATGTTCTGGTATCATTCGCATATGCACCGCCGAGCGGGACCGCAGGTCTATCACGGGCTGGCGGGTGCGATTTACGTTCGCGACCGCGAAAGCGAGCGCCTCGCGCTTCCAGGCGAGTACGGCGTCGACGACGTTCCCCTCATCCTGCAGGACCGGTCGTTCGGCAGCGCTGGGGAGCTGATCTATTCGCCGTCGATGATGAACAGGATGATGGGCGTCACCGGCGATACGCTACTCGTGAACGGCGGCATCGGCCGGACATTCGATGCCGGCTCGGACCGGTTGCGTCTTCGCCTTCTCAACGGTTCGAACGCGCGCTTCTATCGCCTGTCGTTCAGCGATGGCCGGTCATTCCACCTGATCGGCACCGATGGCGGGCTGCTCGCCGCCGCCTTGCGAACCGACCATGTGATCCTGGCCCCTGCCGAACGCGCTCAGATCATCGTCGATCTTCAGGACGGTTTAGCGGTCAAGCTCCTGGCCGCCGATGCCCGGCGTACAATGATGCGCGGGGGAATGATGGCGCGCGGCGCGGACCGCGGCGAGCGCTTCGTCGCGCTCGACATCCGCCCGGGCGAAGCGAGGAGACGCTGGGGTCCGCTGCCGCGTCGTCTCGTCGATCTCGCACCTCCGGATGCGAGCAAGGCGGTGCGGAAGCGGCGTTTCGTGCTCGACATGCCGATGGGAATGATGCGCGGCGGCGGCTTCACGATCAACGGACGGTCGATGGACATGCAGCGGATCGACGAAGCGGTAACGGTCGGAACCGATGAAATCTGGGAAATCGAGAACGCGTCGATGATGGCGCACCCCTTCCACGTCCACAATGTGCAGTTCCGTGTCCTCGATCGCGACGGCCGGCCCGCATCGGCCGCCGAACTGGGGCTCAAGGATGTCGTCGTCGTTCGCCCCCGCGAGCGCGTGCGCATCCTGGTGCGGTTCGAGGAATACACCGATCGCGATCTGCCCTATATGTATCATTGCCATATCCTCGAGCACGAGGATGCGGGCATGATGGGCCAGTTCGTCGTTAGGGCCTGA
- a CDS encoding potassium channel family protein: MLSTIILTFAIFAIVCAVHIGGIAGTARHIRRISGHGRRTACLLPLLLALHLAGAALFAIGFYFGGLLGLGALSGSSPPDAMDQFYFSLINMTTLGLGDVYPVGHLRFLAGVESLTGFLLLSCSASYVFQSMHHGVEER; encoded by the coding sequence ATGCTGAGCACTATCATTCTGACATTCGCGATTTTCGCGATAGTTTGCGCTGTACATATCGGGGGGATTGCCGGAACGGCACGCCATATCAGGCGCATCTCCGGTCATGGTCGGAGGACGGCGTGCTTACTGCCGTTGTTGCTCGCATTGCATCTGGCCGGCGCGGCGTTGTTCGCCATAGGGTTTTATTTTGGGGGGCTTTTGGGCCTCGGCGCGCTATCTGGATCCTCGCCACCGGATGCGATGGATCAATTCTACTTCTCGCTGATCAACATGACGACGCTTGGTCTCGGCGACGTATACCCGGTGGGCCATTTACGGTTTCTGGCTGGCGTCGAATCGCTGACGGGGTTTCTACTTCTCAGTTGCTCGGCGTCCTATGTCTTTCAGTCGATGCATCACGGTGTTGAGGAGAGGTGA
- a CDS encoding periplasmic heavy metal sensor — translation MRRIGLVLLVLLAVALGALGALAVDRWAPTHSTATGLHSFVHERLRLSPDQEAALETLEARFGARQRALDLQLQQANVDLARAIEIEGRNGPRVKAAVEIVHARMGALQDATIDHLFAMRAILTPAQRERFDARVTQSLTSQPE, via the coding sequence GTGCGGCGCATTGGCCTCGTCCTACTCGTGCTTCTCGCCGTGGCACTCGGCGCACTCGGCGCGCTCGCGGTCGATCGGTGGGCGCCGACTCACAGCACAGCGACCGGTCTCCACAGTTTTGTCCATGAGCGGTTGCGGCTATCGCCCGACCAAGAGGCCGCGCTCGAAACGCTCGAGGCACGGTTCGGCGCGCGGCAGCGCGCGCTCGATCTGCAATTGCAGCAGGCCAATGTCGATCTCGCCCGTGCGATCGAGATCGAAGGGCGCAACGGCCCGCGAGTGAAAGCGGCCGTGGAAATCGTCCATGCCCGTATGGGCGCGCTCCAGGACGCCACGATCGATCACCTGTTCGCGATGCGCGCGATCCTTACGCCGGCGCAGCGCGAGCGGTTCGATGCCCGGGTCACGCAATCGCTCACCAGCCAGCCGGAATGA
- a CDS encoding RNA polymerase sigma factor: MTPGGGETEAQEQELVRRARAGDRAAYDRLIARHAPRLLAIAQATMGNRAEAEDAAQEALAQAWLKLDRFDETRALAPWLARVTLNKCRDLLRRRHWRFFTENPFDRLDPANEHDRPDPEDPVESIERRDELRRVQAQIARLPTSLREPLILVAHEGYSQGEAAAILGISEKAVETRIYRARARLRGGAQNV, translated from the coding sequence ATGACCCCCGGGGGCGGCGAGACGGAAGCACAAGAGCAGGAGCTTGTTCGACGCGCGAGGGCCGGTGACCGCGCTGCCTATGACCGCCTGATCGCGCGCCATGCGCCGCGCTTGTTGGCCATCGCTCAAGCGACGATGGGCAATCGCGCTGAAGCCGAGGACGCCGCGCAGGAAGCGCTTGCGCAGGCGTGGCTGAAGCTCGACCGTTTCGACGAAACGCGCGCACTAGCTCCCTGGCTGGCACGCGTAACCCTGAACAAGTGCCGCGATCTCCTGCGGCGTCGGCATTGGCGCTTCTTCACCGAAAACCCATTCGATCGGCTCGATCCGGCGAACGAACATGATCGTCCCGATCCCGAGGATCCCGTCGAGTCGATCGAGCGGCGCGACGAGCTCCGCCGTGTACAGGCGCAGATCGCGCGCCTCCCTACGTCCCTTCGCGAGCCATTGATCCTTGTGGCTCACGAGGGTTATTCGCAAGGCGAGGCAGCTGCTATTCTCGGCATTTCGGAAAAGGCGGTGGAGACGCGCATTTACCGGGCGCGTGCCCGGCTTCGCGGCGGCGCACAAAATGTTTGA